TGGATGTTGCATTGAAGGGGATCAATTGATGTTGGTGTACGAGTACATGGAAAATAATAGCCTGGCTCATGCTTTATTCAGTGAGTTTCTACCCAGAAGTGTAAACTAATGTCTTTTTTTGTCTTCTGCCTTGTCAGTTATTACCCTATGCTAGAATTTTCACCCTCTTAGTACTTTTCATTTTTCCCACTTCTTTTAGAAGCAAGAACATGAATTTTGTGATCATGATTCATATTGTTAAACTTTAACTTCTTTTTGCATAGGCTCAAAAGATCAACTTAAACTTGATTGGCCAACAAGGCTTAGGATCTGTATTGGCATGGCAAAAGGTCTTGCATTTCTTCATGAAGAATCAAGACTCAAGATTGTTCATCGAGACATTAAAGCTTCTAATGTGTTACTGGATGGGAATTTAAACCCTAAAATATCTGACTTTGGGTTGGCTAGGCTTGATGAAGAAGAGAAGTCCCATATCACCACCCGAATTGCTGGGACAATGTCAGTTATCTCTCCTTTGATAATACAACTCAAAAAAAGGTTTTCTTGATCATGAATTGGAATCTGTTGACTTTGTTTTGCAGAGGGTACATGGCACCGGAATATGCATTATGGGGTCACTTGTCCTACAAGGCTGATGTTTACAGTTATGGGGTTGTGGTCTTGGAAATTGTTAGTGGGAAGTGCAATCAGAATTACATGCCTAGTGATAATTGTGTTTGCCTTTTAGACAAGGTACTCTACTTTTGCTTCAATCCCTTATCCATTTTTTGCATTATTATGAATCCCTTTTTCTGGTAGTTGTCCAATCCAATGCAAATATCTGAACTTTCACCATGTAAAAGAGAGGTAATAGAATTCCCATTGCAGGCATGTCATCTACAGCGTACTGGAAACTTAATAGAACTGGTGGATGAAAGGTTGGGATCAGAGGTAAATCCAACTGAAGCAATAATTTTGATGAATGTAGCTCTTCTGTGCACTCAGGTATCACCTTCGCATAGGCCTACAATGTCTGAGGTTGTAAACATGCTCAAAGGAAGAGCAAGCATTCCAGATGCTATCCCACAGCCAAATGACTTTAGTGAAGATTTAAGGTTTAAATCCATTAGGGATATCTACCAACAAAGAGAAAATTCAACAGGAGTCCTTACACTTAACTCACCCTAAATATTTGGCAAGTGATTTGGTGTTGATTCATGACTTCAATGTTCCTGAGAATAATGCAACAACATGAGATATCCTTAGAGCATAGATGCTTAATCTTTTAGGGAAATCAACCTTGATGATCACTATTTTAGGACTTAGCAATTTTCTATCATATTTAGACCCCTGTAAAATTCTAACTGCTCATGGAGATAAGTTTTAGATTAAGTTACTCGCTCAATCCTTGAACTGTTTATAAATTTTCAGGTTTAAGTCTGTAAAAGAAAATGAGTCTttgataatgtatttttttttcatcgaCTTCTTAGCATTTTTAAAACCACCATAAATTATCATTTTGTACTGTTATAAGTTTTTGTAAACTAATCCATAGTACTTTTTTGCTTAGTTTAGACACCTGATTGAAACTTGTTTTAGTTCAGCCACTTGCTAAAAAATTCtcaataataagaaaattttaaagattCTGCTCCATGCAAAATTGtcaataaaaatcataaaaattttATGATTCTAAACTAGTACTTTTAGTTTTGGGATAAATAATGGAACTGCTGCAAATTTAAGTAACATCAGATGGAAGGAGAAGATATGAAACAAAcaaatctgaaaataaaaaCCGTACTTTCATTAAACAATAAtactaaaaacataatttatgaAACTCAACATAGAACATTATATAGTTTCAGCATAacgaaataaaataaaaaaacaaccgCAAAACAACTTCAACAAACAGATAAAACCTTCAGATagaaaacattattaaaaatcAGTGTAGCTTCCAATGCTGTCTATTATGTGTCCAACAGTGTCCCTGCTTTGTCTCAGGACTCTCAAACTTGTCTGAAGCTTTTCACGCTTTCCAGAGATAGAAGGCGACTCCTCCAACAGCCTTTCAATACCACCACCAGTTGGTGATAACAGATCACGGACAATCTCTTTCTCCAAATCATTGTTGACAAGATTTTGAATACTTAACATAAGATGCAAAGCTATGCTGTCGATCAATCTTTTCCGCACAATTTCCCAGTATGAGATCATTCTCACTTTCAAGTCAAAGCTATGCTGTCGATCAATCTTTTCCGCACAATTTCCCAGTATGAGATCATTCTCACTTTCAAGTCAAATGCTTGATTAATAACAGATGGGTATTGCCTCAGATGATTAACATCAACTTTTCCAACACCATCTAAAGTAACATGTGATGGCATATCCTCACTTAAAACTTCATTCATAAATTCTGCTTGCAAAGACATCAGCCTGTTGTATTCCTGTGAAAACTCAAGATCACACGTGTAATCCGTGTACATTTCCATATCAATCGCTTCCAAAACATGATTAATTGATTGCTGCTTTTTCTTGTCTATTAGAACCTTAGCTGCACGCTTGGTAGAAATCAAAAGCTGATAGTAGTTCTCACAATGTCCAGTGATACAAGAAATCAACACATCTTCAAGATAATTCCACACCTTTTCAACAAAGCCTATAGGCATATTTCTTATACCACGGACTTTGCTCTGCAGAAGAGTGAGGAAGGCAGCACGAGGCATGAAATTTGGAAGCCCAATAGACTTCGCCTCCTCCAGCACCCTTATCTCAGCCAATAGAAAGTCTTTCGTAAGATCACTTTCTGCACAACAATAAAGATCAAATGAGTAAGAATCTAGCATCTCCACCAACCGAGCAGTGCAATGCATGTTTTTCTGTTCAGGGTACTCATCAAATTCTCCTCTAAGAAGAATTTTTCTAAGAGAATCTTTGGTCTGTCCAATAATGCGCATAAATGCAGTCATGGCATCAGCCACTGAAGCCAAGCTTGATGGTAATTTATCTAACTCAGACAAATTATTTGACAGTTTCTCATTGATCTTTTTCACTATCTCCGGCAGGGTTTTGGAAATGCTCATGGCTTGAACTTGAACCAGTTTTTGAGCCAAAACTGGAATACCAACAATAGACTTATCTATTTTGGATAGAAGAGAATGAGTATCAAAAAGCCTCTCTTCTTCAATTCGGGCATCCTCATAAGACTCGTCACCGATTCTATTCCTCACACAAACATAACCCAAACCAATGCTGACGTCATCGGCAGTAACTTTCTCCAACAATCCCTCGGGAGACTTATCAGCCTTTGTGACCACGGCCAATGTTCTCAACCCAGTTTTGTCAACACTCTGAGACATCCTAATGGACTCACAAGTAGTGAAATCAACACTGGCAGAAAGAACATTCAAGATGATACTTTCTTCTGGAGTTATATATTCCATAATGATGTCTTTGATCTGATCATAAATGTTCTCGGGTTGCCCATGAACAGGAACCCGGGTAATACCAGGAAGATCAACCATTGTCAGATCTGGAACACCATTCTTCTTCACCACTAAAGTCAACGGGTTATTTGAAATTCCTTTCCCATTGCCAGCAAGCTCTTCGGTTGCAGCATTGATGGCATTGGAGACGTTTGCTTCATCAGTATGTATGGTTTTGCCATTATACTCCAACACAAGCTCTGGACTTGAGAGAGGGTGATTTTGGAGTCGCATGACCAAGGGTACCCTAGTACAAATACCTTGGCCACGTGGCAAGCTAATACCGGCCAGTGATTCAAGAACACTGGACTTGCCAGAGGATTGATCTCCAACAACAACAATGGAAGGAAGTTGAATTCCCTCCTTTGCAATGTTAAGACGCCTCAGATTCTCCACGGCATCTAGAACTGGACGTATTCTCTCGTTGTAAGAGGAGACAATTGGTGCAACAACAGCAAGAGCCTGTGGTTGTTCTGCATGGACTAAAGCACGTGATTCTTTATTATCACGTTTAAAACCAGCAGCAGCAGCAGTCTTAGTGTTTGACTTCTTTCCTCCAGCCATTGtttgatgaaaaaaatgaagaaagtgCAAAATATGGAGAGTGTGATAGTTGTGATGAGTGAGAAAAGCTTAAGCTCAAGTGCGTATTAATAGGAAA
The sequence above is a segment of the Phaseolus vulgaris cultivar G19833 chromosome 2, P. vulgaris v2.0, whole genome shotgun sequence genome. Coding sequences within it:
- the LOC137809500 gene encoding dynamin-related protein 4C-like encodes the protein MAGGKKSNTKTAAAAGFKRDNKESRALVHAEQPQALAVVAPIVSSYNERIRPVLDAVENLRRLNIAKEGIQLPSIVVVGDQSSGKSSVLESLAGISLPRGQGICTRVPLVMRLQNHPLSSPELVLEYNGKTIHTDEANVSNAINAATEELAGNGKGISNNPLTLVVKKNGVPDLTMVDLPGITRVPVHGQPENIYDQIKDIIMEYITPEESIILNVLSASVDFTTCESIRMSQSVDKTGLRTLAVVTKADKSPEGLLEKVTADDVSIGLGYVCVRNRIGDESYEDARIEEERLFDTHSLLSKIDKSIVGIPVLAQKLVQVQAMSISKTLPEIVKKINEKLSNNLSELDKLPSSLASVADAMTAFMRIIGQTKDSLRKILLRGEFDEYPEQKNMHCTARLVEMLDSYSFDLYCCAESDLTKDFLLAEIRVLEEAKSIGLPNFMPRAAFLTLLQSKVRGIRNMPIGFVEKVWNYLEDVLISCITGHCENYYQLLISTKRAAKVLIDKKKQQSINHVLEAIDMEMYTDYTCDLEFSQEYNRLMSLQAEFMNEVLSEDMPSHVTLDGVGKVDVNHLRQYPSVINQAFDLKHSFDLKVRMISYWEIVRKRLIDSIALHLMLSIQNLVNNDLEKEIVRDLLSPTGGGIERLLEESPSISGKREKLQTSLRVLRQSRDTVGHIIDSIGSYTDF